The proteins below are encoded in one region of bacterium:
- a CDS encoding phosphate ABC transporter ATP-binding protein produces MVKEKRNLKITTLSQSRAGDVHAGYPKPAIRTEHLNFYYGSTQALFDVTLDFPSRQVTALIGPSGCGKSTYLRTLNRMNDIISGTRISGKVLIHGEDIYARNADVVELRKKVGMVFQKSNPFPKSIFENVAYGPRIHGERSKSKLSEIVERSLVRAGLWDEVKDRLEKNALDFSGGQQQRLCIARALAIDPDVLLMDEPTSSLDPKATARVEDLVSELVKDYTIIIVTHNIQQAARVSDYTAFLYEGRLIEFGVTTKMFTRPKEKQTEDYITGRFG; encoded by the coding sequence ATGGTAAAAGAAAAAAGGAATCTTAAGATAACGACCTTATCTCAATCAAGAGCGGGGGATGTGCACGCCGGATACCCTAAGCCGGCTATAAGAACTGAGCACCTTAATTTCTACTACGGCTCGACTCAGGCCTTGTTCGACGTCACTCTCGATTTTCCTTCAAGACAAGTTACGGCTTTGATAGGTCCATCCGGATGCGGAAAGTCCACCTATCTTAGGACCCTTAACCGCATGAACGATATCATCAGCGGAACAAGGATTTCCGGAAAGGTTCTAATACATGGCGAGGACATATATGCAAGGAACGCCGACGTTGTCGAACTCAGGAAAAAAGTGGGTATGGTCTTCCAGAAGTCCAATCCCTTTCCGAAGTCGATTTTCGAAAACGTGGCGTACGGTCCGCGCATACACGGAGAGCGCTCCAAGTCAAAGCTTTCCGAGATAGTTGAGCGAAGCCTTGTGCGTGCAGGGTTGTGGGACGAGGTAAAGGACAGGCTCGAAAAGAACGCGCTCGATTTCTCCGGAGGACAGCAGCAGAGACTTTGCATCGCCCGGGCTCTGGCCATTGATCCCGATGTTCTTCTGATGGATGAGCCCACTTCGTCTCTTGACCCCAAGGCTACAGCACGCGTCGAGGACCTTGTAAGCGAACTCGTCAAGGACTACACAATCATCATTGTAACTCACAACATACAGCAAGCGGCGCGCGTCTCCGATTATACAGCATTTCTATACGAAGGCAGGCTAATCGAATTCGGAGTTACGACGAAGATGTTTACCAGACCTAAAGAAAAGCAAACGGAAGACTACATAACGGGCCGGTTCGGTTGA
- the phoU gene encoding phosphate signaling complex protein PhoU — protein sequence MSRHLEREITKLKKKILKLGRAVEESITNAVLSIKNRDAALARKVILNDIEIDKMEVNTEEECLKILALHQPVAIDLRFIIGVLKMNSDFERMADLASNIAERSLDLAEHKRKVEVPKDIFTMAEKVKAIVEKSMKSMINMSSAMSREVCNDDDEIDELHKKIFADGKIVMSNDKTKIETTTLILSISRYLERIADHATNIAEDVVYMVEGIIHRHVYKFQKEASKE from the coding sequence ATGTCAAGACATCTGGAAAGAGAGATAACGAAACTGAAGAAGAAGATTCTCAAGCTTGGCAGAGCCGTGGAAGAAAGCATTACAAACGCTGTCCTATCTATTAAAAATCGCGACGCCGCGCTTGCGCGCAAGGTCATTTTAAACGACATAGAGATAGACAAGATGGAGGTCAATACCGAAGAGGAATGCCTCAAGATTCTTGCCCTCCACCAGCCGGTCGCGATAGACCTCAGATTCATCATCGGCGTACTGAAGATGAACAGCGACTTCGAAAGAATGGCTGATCTTGCATCAAATATCGCCGAACGTTCACTGGACCTCGCCGAGCATAAAAGGAAAGTGGAAGTTCCTAAGGATATATTCACAATGGCTGAAAAGGTCAAGGCAATAGTGGAGAAAAGCATGAAATCGATGATAAACATGAGCTCGGCAATGTCGCGTGAAGTATGCAATGACGACGACGAAATAGACGAGCTTCATAAAAAGATTTTCGCGGATGGGAAAATCGTGATGTCGAATGACAAAACCAAGATAGAAACCACTACTCTAATCCTATCCATCTCAAGATACCTCGAAAGGATTGCCGATCACGCAACCAACATTGCCGAAGACGTGGTCTATATGGTCGAAGGGATAATACACAGGCATGTCTACAAATTTCAGAAGGAAGCCTCGAAAGAGTAA
- the secA gene encoding preprotein translocase subunit SecA → MANILGKIFGTKQEREVKRMTPIVEEINDNLLALHDYVSTPAPITHLAAVTEDEARSQAREFEKRWTELIAGISSDDPERAKKIRKAEEDASDWFTDGEGGERPQFDWRAIYWGIESELRSSNPFAGAGDDWILEYLNERVGRPLYKELRAELEAKDKNAPRLWLEAKKNLQTRVRPALVARTRAWQKRFRAITSELEAEAKKIDELERKDFWKKRTNEALEPIIVEAFTLVREACYLLLGNVWNVRGFDVEWDMFPFNVQVIGGIVLHEGKIAEMRTGEGKTLVATMPLYLNALMGRGAHLITVNDYLAARDREWMGPVYEYLGLTVGVIQTGMSPPERKPMYEADITYGTNNECGFDYLRDNMVISMSHKVQRAHAYAIVDEVDSVLIDEARTPLIISGATEYVDRGYARYKPGVEKLFRYQQGLSNERVAQAEKLMEEGKDMDAARMLLTVRRATPKHKRLLRIEKEGPMKRLIDDLELAIMRDKKLPEIDEENYFTYDEHNRAVELNEKGRELLNPHDHEAFTLPDLSTGLAEIDKRDGVSAQQKLKLKEELYEEYARKSEMLNNYHALLKAYVLFNRDEDYIVDGGRVVIVDPFTGRPQPGRRYSDGLHEALEAKENVQVQEETQTVASVTHQNYFRMYAKLAGMTGTALTEANEFWNIYKLEVLEIPTNKPIRRIDYPDIVYKTRAEKYAAVIEEIDELHKEGRPVLVGTTSVDVSETLSRMLKRKGINHNVLNAKQHQREAEIVKDAGRLHSVTIATNMAGRGTDIKLTQEVLDIPTKCLIQNAETQADIERMKRTKECEQEYPTGLIIIGTERHESRRIDNQLRGRSGRQGDPGASRFYLSLEDDLLRIFGADRMNQVIERFGGKEMEPISSPFVTTAIESAQKRVEQNNFEIRKRLLEYDDVMNKQREEIYATRDEILAGEDLDGLCRFIFSEVVDQLVFERCQSRNAEEWDMEGLVSDFVTYFMLDFPVPRPEEQSRMKREELLEILNERTEEALKLRRETLGEEIFTELRNLVLLTVIDRHWRDHLSEMEELRKGISLRQYGQKDPIIEYKKEAYGKYQEMVRSFQKEVTKLLFRAQLRQAPARRQTPVRAYKEESGPAEASQQSATNQPQAPGAKPAPAQTSTKVGRNDPCPCGSGKKYKKCCYPKYG, encoded by the coding sequence ATGGCTAATATCTTAGGAAAAATTTTCGGTACAAAGCAGGAGCGCGAGGTAAAGAGGATGACTCCAATAGTAGAGGAGATAAACGACAATCTCCTTGCGCTTCACGACTATGTTTCCACTCCGGCGCCCATCACTCACCTTGCTGCCGTCACCGAGGATGAGGCAAGAAGCCAGGCTCGGGAATTCGAGAAAAGGTGGACGGAGCTGATTGCAGGAATTTCTTCAGACGACCCCGAGCGCGCGAAAAAAATACGCAAGGCGGAAGAGGACGCATCGGATTGGTTTACGGACGGCGAAGGAGGCGAGCGTCCTCAATTCGACTGGCGCGCCATATACTGGGGCATTGAAAGCGAATTGCGTTCTTCGAATCCCTTTGCCGGAGCGGGTGACGACTGGATACTAGAATATCTTAATGAAAGGGTCGGAAGACCGCTGTACAAGGAGCTTCGCGCAGAACTTGAGGCGAAAGATAAGAACGCCCCCAGACTCTGGCTTGAGGCAAAAAAGAATCTTCAAACGCGGGTCCGTCCAGCTCTTGTCGCGCGCACTAGAGCGTGGCAGAAGCGTTTCAGGGCTATAACGAGCGAACTGGAAGCGGAGGCAAAGAAGATTGACGAGCTTGAGCGCAAGGATTTCTGGAAGAAGCGTACTAATGAGGCGCTTGAGCCTATAATCGTTGAAGCATTTACGCTCGTTCGCGAGGCATGCTATCTTCTCCTGGGCAATGTGTGGAACGTTCGCGGCTTTGATGTGGAATGGGACATGTTCCCGTTCAACGTACAGGTTATCGGCGGAATAGTACTACACGAGGGAAAGATTGCCGAGATGCGTACTGGCGAGGGCAAGACCCTTGTTGCCACCATGCCTTTGTACCTCAACGCCCTCATGGGACGCGGCGCTCACCTAATTACGGTCAACGACTACCTTGCCGCGCGCGACAGGGAGTGGATGGGACCTGTATACGAGTATCTCGGACTTACGGTGGGCGTTATCCAGACCGGCATGTCGCCTCCTGAACGCAAGCCCATGTACGAGGCCGATATCACCTACGGCACTAACAACGAGTGCGGTTTTGACTATCTCCGCGACAACATGGTTATCTCCATGTCCCACAAGGTGCAGCGCGCTCACGCATACGCCATCGTGGACGAGGTTGACTCGGTGCTCATTGACGAGGCGCGTACGCCGCTGATTATTTCCGGAGCTACCGAGTACGTCGACAGGGGATACGCCCGCTACAAGCCTGGCGTGGAAAAGCTCTTCCGCTACCAGCAGGGATTGTCGAACGAGCGCGTAGCGCAGGCTGAAAAGCTTATGGAAGAGGGCAAGGATATGGATGCGGCACGCATGCTTCTTACGGTTAGGCGCGCAACACCCAAGCACAAGAGGCTTCTAAGAATTGAAAAAGAGGGCCCGATGAAGCGCCTTATCGACGACCTCGAATTAGCCATTATGCGCGACAAGAAGCTGCCCGAGATAGACGAAGAAAACTATTTTACCTACGACGAGCACAACCGGGCAGTTGAACTCAACGAAAAGGGCCGTGAACTGCTGAATCCGCATGATCACGAAGCCTTTACGCTTCCCGACCTCTCTACAGGCCTTGCCGAGATTGACAAACGCGACGGGGTATCCGCACAGCAGAAGCTGAAGCTAAAGGAGGAGCTTTACGAGGAGTATGCCCGCAAGAGCGAAATGCTCAACAACTACCATGCTCTTCTTAAGGCTTACGTCCTTTTCAACAGGGATGAGGATTACATAGTAGACGGAGGAAGGGTCGTAATCGTTGATCCTTTCACCGGCCGTCCCCAGCCGGGAAGGCGCTACTCCGATGGTCTGCATGAGGCTCTGGAGGCCAAGGAAAACGTGCAGGTCCAGGAGGAAACGCAGACGGTTGCTTCAGTCACCCACCAGAACTATTTCCGCATGTACGCAAAGCTTGCAGGCATGACAGGTACGGCTTTGACCGAGGCGAATGAGTTCTGGAACATCTACAAACTTGAGGTGCTGGAGATACCGACGAACAAGCCTATACGCCGCATAGATTATCCCGACATCGTCTACAAGACCCGCGCAGAGAAATACGCGGCCGTTATCGAGGAGATAGATGAGCTTCATAAAGAAGGCAGGCCGGTTCTTGTCGGAACAACGTCCGTAGACGTCTCAGAGACTTTATCAAGAATGCTCAAGCGCAAGGGCATCAATCACAACGTCCTGAACGCCAAGCAGCACCAGCGCGAAGCCGAAATAGTCAAGGATGCGGGAAGGCTCCACAGCGTGACAATCGCCACTAATATGGCCGGTCGTGGAACGGATATCAAGCTTACGCAGGAAGTGCTCGATATTCCGACGAAATGCCTTATTCAGAATGCCGAAACACAGGCCGATATCGAAAGAATGAAGCGGACCAAGGAATGCGAACAGGAGTATCCAACGGGGCTCATCATTATCGGCACCGAGCGTCACGAATCCCGTCGTATTGATAACCAGCTACGCGGACGTTCGGGTCGTCAGGGAGACCCTGGCGCCTCGCGCTTCTATCTCAGCCTAGAGGATGATCTGCTCAGGATCTTCGGAGCCGACCGCATGAATCAGGTCATCGAGCGTTTCGGGGGGAAGGAGATGGAGCCCATCTCCTCGCCGTTCGTGACTACGGCCATAGAGAGTGCGCAGAAAAGAGTCGAACAAAACAACTTCGAGATACGCAAAAGACTGCTTGAATACGACGACGTCATGAACAAGCAGCGCGAGGAGATATACGCTACCAGGGATGAGATACTGGCAGGAGAGGACCTGGATGGTCTCTGCCGTTTCATATTCTCGGAGGTTGTTGACCAGCTCGTCTTCGAGCGCTGTCAGTCACGCAACGCTGAGGAGTGGGACATGGAAGGTCTTGTCAGTGATTTCGTTACCTACTTCATGCTCGATTTTCCTGTGCCCCGGCCTGAAGAACAGTCGCGCATGAAGCGCGAGGAGCTCCTTGAAATTCTGAACGAGCGTACCGAAGAGGCGCTTAAGCTTCGTCGGGAGACCCTTGGCGAGGAAATATTCACAGAATTAAGGAATCTTGTGCTTCTTACGGTTATAGACAGACACTGGCGCGACCATCTATCGGAAATGGAGGAGCTGAGAAAAGGCATAAGCCTCAGGCAGTATGGCCAGAAGGACCCAATCATTGAATACAAAAAAGAGGCATACGGAAAATACCAGGAGATGGTCCGTTCCTTCCAGAAGGAGGTCACGAAGCTTTTATTCCGTGCCCAGCTCAGGCAGGCTCCAGCACGCAGACAGACGCCAGTCCGCGCCTACAAGGAGGAATCTGGTCCAGCAGAAGCCTCTCAGCAATCTGCAACAAATCAACCCCAGGCGCCAGGCGCGAAACCAGCACCTGCGCAGACTTCCACAAAGGTCGGCCGGAACGATCCCTGTCCGTGCGGCTCCGGAAAGAAGTACAAGAAATGCTGCTATCCCAAGTACGGATAA
- a CDS encoding D-alanine--D-alanine ligase, which yields MDKNLAKPLKDKRVLVCSGGWSSEREISLLSGRNVFEALRRQGIEAVSFDLTSQSDLPRLLKEKPDLIFIALHGKMGEDGSFQGFCETAGIPYTGSGVEASALGLDKWVSKWVFARNDIPTPRFFPLHSGEDYIPVARKAMQEFGFPLVIKPRYEGSSIGVKIVHEELALLEETRRIQTEFGDILLEEFISGMIGTSGILGDTALPLLELVPKTQEFYDYQAKYTKGATDFVCPARINPEQTALTQELSLKAFRSIGARHFGRVDFMLSENGQPFFLEVNTIPGLTDLSDLPAEARARGMDYDELIVRIALLALQ from the coding sequence ATGGATAAGAATCTCGCAAAGCCCTTGAAGGACAAGCGAGTGCTTGTATGTTCAGGAGGATGGTCTTCAGAACGCGAGATATCTCTTCTTTCCGGCAGAAACGTGTTCGAAGCGCTTCGAAGGCAGGGGATAGAGGCCGTGAGTTTCGACCTGACGTCCCAATCTGATCTGCCCAGACTGCTCAAGGAGAAGCCCGACCTAATATTCATCGCCCTGCACGGCAAGATGGGCGAGGACGGCTCTTTTCAGGGCTTCTGCGAGACGGCGGGAATCCCCTACACGGGTTCAGGCGTTGAGGCATCCGCGCTCGGACTCGATAAGTGGGTCTCCAAGTGGGTTTTTGCCAGAAACGATATTCCTACGCCGCGTTTTTTCCCGCTTCATTCCGGCGAGGACTACATTCCAGTCGCCCGAAAGGCGATGCAGGAGTTCGGGTTTCCTTTGGTGATAAAGCCGCGCTACGAGGGTTCAAGCATAGGCGTAAAGATAGTGCACGAGGAGCTGGCGCTGCTGGAAGAAACCCGCAGAATCCAGACCGAGTTCGGCGATATTCTTCTTGAGGAGTTCATATCAGGAATGATAGGAACCTCGGGCATACTGGGTGATACTGCGCTGCCTCTGCTCGAACTCGTACCGAAGACTCAGGAGTTCTATGATTATCAGGCAAAGTATACTAAAGGGGCTACGGACTTCGTTTGTCCTGCACGAATCAATCCTGAACAGACAGCACTCACTCAAGAACTTAGTCTTAAGGCTTTTCGCTCAATCGGGGCAAGGCATTTCGGAAGGGTCGACTTCATGCTTTCCGAGAACGGCCAGCCCTTTTTTCTTGAGGTCAACACCATTCCAGGCCTTACCGATTTGAGTGATCTTCCTGCGGAGGCTCGGGCTCGGGGAATGGATTATGACGAGCTTATCGTTCGGATAGCGCTACTTGCCCTGCAATGA
- a CDS encoding SPOR domain-containing protein yields MWSSTYGVSAGKAYQIDDADLRIITNQGSRRLPLFGTPVTILIGTRPYVLTSQALFAVDASKEEISAVLRLDRSYSGAVIGKDDRIYLLGADALNAVQGSQTKFSILYTYALPSAPDRMFLLPSGNIFFSGQKSFVYDPAAKNTTDASPGWTLKKPSMSGNVLIESEGSSLHFYNVLTKESAKLDLASEVKQIAVWRDKILASTSAELMLVDPLSARIVTRRPYLSISRLSAVDSDTIAVALVPDGIITMSLPSLEALGSYNASCADGGIGYPFFGKPLFICGEKLALPGGTRETEPYLVQPVKPQDGSYYALQVGAFSNLASVGPLMERLANQGLPYYTLEDASMTKFRVGYFKTRADAERIRSYLSDINAWIVTEKNQQNLIHSIHDLNHDVRPDGIVAKADSVIIITLRDQTWIEVLKASKLPESATEVYLQGNKAYAKLEKSGLRELVLPDSTQ; encoded by the coding sequence TTGTGGTCATCAACATACGGGGTCTCCGCAGGCAAGGCCTATCAGATAGACGACGCCGATCTTCGCATCATAACAAACCAGGGCTCAAGAAGACTTCCGCTTTTCGGTACGCCGGTAACGATTCTTATCGGAACAAGGCCTTACGTTCTTACGTCACAGGCGCTTTTTGCGGTCGATGCTTCAAAAGAGGAAATATCGGCAGTATTAAGGCTTGACAGGAGCTATTCCGGTGCCGTTATCGGCAAGGACGACCGCATATACCTGCTCGGCGCTGATGCCTTGAATGCGGTTCAGGGTTCGCAGACGAAGTTCAGCATTCTCTATACGTATGCGCTGCCTTCAGCGCCAGACAGGATGTTTCTTCTTCCATCAGGAAACATCTTTTTTTCGGGTCAGAAAAGCTTCGTCTATGATCCTGCCGCAAAGAACACGACCGACGCTTCGCCTGGCTGGACGCTTAAGAAACCCTCGATGAGCGGAAATGTTCTTATCGAATCCGAAGGTTCGAGCCTTCACTTCTACAACGTCTTAACCAAGGAATCCGCGAAGCTTGATTTGGCATCCGAGGTCAAGCAGATTGCTGTTTGGAGGGACAAGATATTAGCGTCAACTTCAGCCGAACTCATGCTTGTTGATCCTTTGAGCGCAAGAATCGTCACCCGCAGGCCTTATCTCAGTATCTCCAGGTTGTCGGCAGTGGATTCCGATACAATAGCGGTAGCGCTAGTCCCGGACGGAATAATCACGATGAGTCTTCCTTCACTCGAAGCTCTTGGAAGCTATAACGCATCTTGCGCTGACGGAGGCATCGGCTATCCGTTTTTCGGCAAGCCGCTTTTTATTTGCGGCGAGAAGCTTGCGCTTCCCGGAGGAACCAGGGAGACCGAACCATATCTAGTTCAGCCTGTTAAACCGCAGGATGGAAGCTATTATGCCCTTCAGGTAGGAGCATTCTCCAATCTGGCAAGCGTAGGACCTCTTATGGAAAGGCTTGCTAACCAGGGGCTTCCTTACTATACATTGGAAGACGCAAGCATGACGAAATTCAGGGTTGGATACTTTAAAACCAGAGCGGATGCAGAACGTATTCGCTCATACCTATCCGATATTAATGCCTGGATTGTTACCGAAAAAAATCAGCAAAACCTGATACATTCAATTCACGATTTAAACCATGATGTACGTCCTGATGGAATTGTTGCTAAGGCGGATAGTGTAATAATCATCACGCTGCGCGACCAGACATGGATTGAAGTACTCAAGGCTTCAAAACTTCCCGAATCCGCAACCGAGGTCTACCTTCAGGGAAACAAGGCGTACGCAAAACTGGAAAAGTCAGGCCTGAGGGAGCTTGTGCTGCCTGATTCCACACAATAG